A portion of the Cryptomeria japonica chromosome 5, Sugi_1.0, whole genome shotgun sequence genome contains these proteins:
- the LOC131876141 gene encoding replication protein A 70 kDa DNA-binding subunit A-like has protein sequence MAKFFSFDIIDEEGCEIRITSFDEIVELHYHRVEKGASYVLSKGSVKDANIAYNKLNSHLEIVLTETSVLKRYAPDSAEPSKKTHFTPINEVLTSTNNSLVDVIGVVVNVGEIFVIHRKDGSTVNKRIVKINDMSTLTIEVNLWGPPSEQLGNDLKNMHASGTFVILAIQNARVGYFNGKVINILVSTTFKINPSIPEADPLHLRGPVEQCLDSHSMDVHAKNN, from the coding sequence ATGGCCAAGTTTTTTAGTTTTGATATTATAGACGAAGAGGGTTGTGAAATTAGAATTACTTCCTTTGATGAAATAGTAGAATTGCACTATCACCGAGTTGAAAAAGGAGCTTCATATGTTCTTTCCAAAGGTTCTGTAAAAGATGCAAACATAGCATACAATAAGCTTAATAGCCACCTTGAGATTGTCTTGACTGAAACTTCAGTTTTGAAGCGCTATGCCCCTGATTCTGCTGAGCCAAGTAAAAAAACCCACTTCACCCCTATTAATGAAGTTCTCACCAGCACCAACAATAGTTTGGTtgatgttattggtgttgttgtcAATGTCGGAGAGATTTTTGTAATTCATAGAAAGGATGGATCTACTGTAAACAAGAGAATAGTAAAAATAAATGATATGTCAACTTTGACAATTGAAGTTAACCTTTGGGGGCCGCCATCAGAACAGCTAGGCAATGActtgaagaatatgcatgcatctgGAACATTTGTCATCCTTGCTATTCAAAATGCAAGGGTTGGGTATTTCAATGGAAAAGTTATTAATATTTTAGTGTCAACAACTTTCAAAATTAACCCTTCCATTCCTGAAGCAGACCCCCTCCATTTAAGAGGCCCTGTCGAACAATGCCTTGATTCACACTCTATGGATGTGCATGCCAAAAATAACTAG